Genomic segment of Streptomyces sp. NA02950:
TCGACACCCTCTTCGCCAACGCGGGCACCGGCACGTTCCTGCCGTTCGAGAACATCACCGAGCCGGACTTCGACCACGGCGTCGACGTCAACTTCAAGGGGGTGTTCTTCACCGTCCAAAAGGCACTGCCGCTGCTCGCAGACGGAGGCTCGATCGTCATCAACGCATCGTGGACCCTCCACCGGGGCAACAGTGTCCTCACCCTGTACTCGGCGACCAAAGCCGCCGTGCACAACCTCGCCCGGACCCTCGCCGCCGCACTCGCCCCGCGCGGCATCCGCGTCAACTCCATCAGCCCCGGCTACATCGACACCCCGATGTACCCCTTTGCCGCACTGAGTGCGGCGGAGGCGAAGGCACTGACCGGCGGGATCGCCGCAGGCCGCTTCGGACGCCCGGAGGAGATCGCAGCCACCGTGGCATTCCTCGCCTCCTCCGACGCGTCCTACGTCAACGGCCAAGACCTCGTCATCGACGGCGGCCTGGTCGGCGCCGTACCCGACTGACGATCGCGCGTGACGGAGCAGATCCCCACCCACGCGCCGTAATGCAGTGAGGGCGCTTGCCGAATTGCCGCGGGCTCAGCCCGGTGAACGGGACATCCGACGAGCACATCGTGTCGAACGCCA
This window contains:
- a CDS encoding SDR family oxidoreductase, with protein sequence MNRFTGKTVLITGGTSGMGMATARRLITEGARVVVTGRTRQRVDDAVRHLGPNASGVVADAADLAAVDVLMETVRDRHGRLDTLFANAGTGTFLPFENITEPDFDHGVDVNFKGVFFTVQKALPLLADGGSIVINASWTLHRGNSVLTLYSATKAAVHNLARTLAAALAPRGIRVNSISPGYIDTPMYPFAALSAAEAKALTGGIAAGRFGRPEEIAATVAFLASSDASYVNGQDLVIDGGLVGAVPD